One stretch of Niallia sp. XMNu-256 DNA includes these proteins:
- a CDS encoding RodZ domain-containing protein: MSELGTRLKEARLSKNLSLDDLQEITKIQKRYLIGIEEGNYSLMPGAFYVRAFIKQYAEAVGLNPEELFKEFDNEIPSTHSEDVPGQLSRVQTKQMLHENHSKVIDLLPKLLVVAVVISIFVFIWWAFSKNTGTDTNLASEKGKNNQEVTYEQSKELENDNKDNNDNSVEKAEEESKDDTNQPEETKEPEPEPVNQELTVVESSGARSTYELKSADTFQLKVVSTGETWVSISNGSGNSFFQGLLKAGGETESQTFDLSQEAEITIVAGRSSDTEIYVNDQKLEYAVSPTEVVRQNITIRYVKDDQ, encoded by the coding sequence ATGTCAGAGCTTGGTACTCGATTGAAAGAAGCTAGATTGTCGAAGAATTTAAGTTTAGATGATTTACAAGAAATTACGAAAATTCAAAAAAGATATTTAATCGGCATTGAAGAAGGAAATTATAGTTTGATGCCAGGAGCATTTTATGTTCGGGCTTTTATTAAACAATATGCAGAAGCGGTTGGACTAAATCCGGAAGAACTGTTCAAGGAATTTGACAATGAGATTCCGAGTACGCATTCAGAAGATGTTCCGGGTCAACTATCAAGGGTTCAAACAAAACAAATGCTCCATGAGAATCACTCTAAAGTGATCGATTTATTGCCAAAGCTATTGGTTGTGGCTGTTGTTATAAGTATTTTTGTCTTTATTTGGTGGGCTTTCTCAAAAAACACTGGTACTGACACAAATCTGGCTTCTGAAAAAGGGAAAAATAATCAAGAAGTTACATATGAGCAATCTAAAGAGTTGGAAAATGATAACAAGGACAATAATGACAATTCAGTAGAAAAAGCCGAAGAAGAGTCAAAAGATGATACTAATCAACCTGAGGAAACCAAAGAACCAGAACCAGAACCTGTTAATCAAGAATTAACCGTTGTTGAATCAAGTGGCGCTAGATCTACTTATGAGCTAAAAAGTGCGGATACATTCCAATTAAAAGTGGTGTCAACGGGTGAAACTTGGGTAAGTATTAGCAATGGGAGTGGAAATTCTTTCTTTCAAGGATTATTGAAAGCAGGTGGTGAAACAGAAAGTCAAACGTTTGACTTGTCGCAAGAAGCAGAAATAACGATTGTAGCAGGAAGATCAAGTGATACAGAAATCTATGTAAATGACCAAAAGTTAGAGTACGCTGTTTCTCCAACAGAGGTTGTTCGTCAAAATATTACCATTCGTTATGTAAAAGACGATCAATAG
- a CDS encoding DUF3388 domain-containing protein: MEKQEWYLEYEIQANRPGLLGDISSLLGMMSINIVTINGVEEKRRGLLILAKDDQQIKRLESILTTMDTIKLIKLRKPQLRDRLAVRHGRYIQRDADDKKTFRFVRNDLGILVDFMAEIFKQKGHTLIGIRGMPRVGKTESIVASSVCANKKWLFVSSTLLKQTIRNQLIEEEYSEDNLFIIDGIVSTRRANEKHWQLIREIMRLPAVKVIEHPDIFVQNTEYSLDDFDYIIELRHHPEEEISYDIVEKNNLFSTAEFGEFDF, from the coding sequence ATGGAGAAGCAGGAATGGTATTTAGAATACGAAATACAAGCCAATCGGCCAGGATTGCTTGGGGATATTTCTTCACTTCTAGGGATGATGTCTATTAATATTGTAACGATTAATGGAGTAGAGGAAAAAAGACGGGGACTTCTCATTTTAGCGAAAGATGACCAACAAATTAAAAGGTTAGAGTCAATATTAACGACAATGGATACAATAAAATTAATTAAATTAAGGAAACCACAATTACGGGATCGACTGGCTGTCAGGCATGGCCGATACATACAAAGAGACGCTGATGATAAAAAAACTTTTCGCTTTGTCCGCAATGATTTAGGAATATTAGTTGACTTTATGGCAGAAATCTTCAAGCAAAAGGGACATACATTAATTGGAATTAGAGGAATGCCACGGGTTGGTAAAACAGAGTCCATCGTGGCTTCTAGTGTGTGTGCCAATAAAAAATGGCTTTTTGTTTCTTCTACTTTATTAAAGCAAACGATTCGCAATCAACTAATTGAAGAGGAGTACAGTGAGGACAATCTCTTCATTATTGATGGAATTGTTTCTACAAGAAGAGCAAATGAAAAACATTGGCAGCTTATACGTGAAATTATGAGATTACCTGCAGTAAAAGTAATCGAGCATCCCGATATTTTTGTGCAAAATACAGAGTATTCTTTGGATGATTTTGACTATATTATTGAGCTTCGCCATCATCCAGAAGAAGAAATTTCATACGATATTGTGGAAAAAAACAATTTGTTTTCTACTGCAGAATTCGGAGAGTTTGATTTTTAA
- a CDS encoding competence/damage-inducible protein A — protein sequence MNAEIIAVGSELLLGQIANTNARFLSKNLADLGVNVFYHTVVGDNPARLKQVIEIAERRSNLLIFTGGLGPTKDDLTKETISDHLNRKLVMDQKALETIAEHYNRTGRIMTENNKKQALVFEGSEILPNDHGMAPGIAYSTETHTYMLFPGVPSEMEPMFLTYAQPYLIEKLQLKERIVSRVLRFFGIGESQLETEIEDLIDGQTNPTIAPLAGNNEVTLRITAKHQSDTEAIEMIERTERLILDRVGDYFYGYNETSLMSELSKVLQENQLTIAAAESLTGGMFQKELTATPGAGMLLKGGIVCYTPEVKQNVVKVKKETIDSHGVVSSQCAQELAENVANIMNADIGISFTGVAGPDELEGKPVGTVYVGISIKGKPTIVEKLALSGNRTNIRIRTVKWGCHYLLKNIN from the coding sequence TTGAACGCAGAAATCATTGCTGTTGGTTCTGAATTATTGTTAGGGCAAATTGCCAATACAAATGCTCGTTTTTTATCTAAAAACTTAGCTGACTTAGGAGTTAATGTTTTTTATCATACAGTTGTTGGTGATAATCCAGCTCGTTTAAAGCAAGTAATTGAAATAGCCGAAAGACGTTCGAATTTGCTCATTTTCACGGGAGGACTGGGACCGACAAAGGATGATTTAACAAAAGAAACCATTTCGGACCATTTAAATCGGAAGCTTGTGATGGATCAAAAAGCTTTAGAAACGATAGCTGAGCACTATAATCGTACAGGTCGAATAATGACAGAGAATAATAAAAAGCAGGCATTGGTGTTTGAAGGCTCAGAAATTCTACCGAATGATCACGGAATGGCACCAGGGATCGCATATTCAACAGAAACCCATACATATATGCTCTTCCCAGGTGTGCCATCAGAAATGGAACCAATGTTTTTAACATATGCTCAACCGTATTTGATAGAGAAGCTACAATTAAAAGAAAGAATTGTTTCAAGAGTGTTACGATTCTTTGGAATCGGGGAATCTCAGTTAGAGACAGAGATTGAAGATTTAATCGATGGACAAACAAACCCTACCATTGCGCCACTAGCTGGAAATAATGAAGTAACATTAAGAATTACAGCTAAGCATCAATCTGATACAGAAGCAATTGAAATGATTGAAAGGACAGAACGACTTATTTTAGACCGTGTAGGGGATTACTTTTACGGTTATAATGAAACATCGTTAATGAGTGAACTTTCTAAAGTCTTGCAGGAAAACCAATTAACGATCGCAGCAGCTGAAAGTTTAACAGGGGGAATGTTCCAAAAAGAATTAACAGCGACTCCAGGTGCTGGAATGCTATTAAAAGGCGGGATTGTCTGTTATACACCTGAAGTCAAACAAAATGTAGTAAAGGTAAAAAAAGAAACGATTGACTCTCATGGCGTTGTGAGTAGTCAATGCGCACAAGAATTGGCAGAAAACGTGGCAAATATAATGAATGCAGACATTGGCATTAGCTTTACAGGTGTTGCAGGGCCTGATGAATTGGAAGGAAAACCCGTTGGAACGGTCTATGTTGGAATTAGCATAAAAGGAAAACCAACAATAGTTGAGAAGTTAGCGTTAAGTGGTAATCGTACAAACATTCGTATTCGTACAGTTAAATGGGGATGCCACTATTTATTAAAAAATATTAACTGA
- the pgsA gene encoding CDP-diacylglycerol--glycerol-3-phosphate 3-phosphatidyltransferase, with protein MNLPNKITISRIFMIPIFVFIMLVDFSWGEMTFLGANMPVTHFVGALIFIIAATTDWVDGYYARKYNLVTNMGKFLDPLADKLLVSAALIVLVELQMAPSWIVIIIISREFAVTGLRLVLAGAGEVVAANMLGKIKTWAQIVAISSLLLHNIFFEWFGIPFDMIALWVALFFTVWSGLDYFWKNKEPFMRSK; from the coding sequence ATGAATTTACCTAATAAAATCACGATTTCAAGAATATTTATGATCCCTATTTTTGTATTTATTATGCTTGTAGATTTCTCATGGGGAGAAATGACGTTTTTAGGAGCAAACATGCCGGTTACACACTTTGTTGGTGCTTTAATCTTTATTATAGCGGCAACCACAGATTGGGTTGACGGTTATTATGCTCGTAAATACAATTTAGTAACAAATATGGGGAAATTTCTTGATCCGCTTGCAGATAAACTGCTTGTCTCTGCCGCTCTGATTGTATTAGTAGAACTGCAGATGGCACCATCTTGGATTGTCATTATTATTATTAGTAGAGAATTTGCTGTTACAGGTCTGCGCCTAGTCTTGGCAGGTGCAGGAGAAGTAGTCGCTGCTAATATGCTTGGTAAAATTAAAACTTGGGCTCAAATTGTGGCTATTTCTTCGTTATTATTACATAATATTTTCTTCGAATGGTTTGGGATTCCATTTGATATGATTGCACTTTGGGTGGCGTTATTTTTTACAGTTTGGTCGGGACTCGATTATTTCTGGAAAAATAAAGAGCCGTTTATGAGATCAAAATAA